The Anaeromyxobacter diazotrophicus nucleotide sequence TCCTCGCCGCGCCGCGGGTTCGACAGGTGCACCAGCGAGGAGAAGTTCTTGGGGATGTCGGTCCCCGGGTAGACGTCGTGGCTGAACTTCTTGAGCGTGATGGCGTAGGGCAGGTACTGGCGCTGCTGCCGGAGCTGCAGCCGGTAGGTGCGCCCCTCGTGGATGAAGGCCTGCGGGGCGCCGAGCACGTTCGACACGAGCCAGGTGCCGTAGCTGCGCCCGCCCGCCACCGGCTCCACGTAGGCGGCCGAGCGGTTCATGTCGTCGTCGCTGGTGACGGGCGGCATCTCCCGCACCGCCACCCCCACCCCGACCCCGGCGGTGGCGGGCGTGGGCGGGTCGGCCGGGCCGCGGTTCACGAGCTCCGCGTTCTGGTACCAGCCCTTCACCCGCAGGGTGAGCGGCGTGCCCGGCACGGCCACGTCGCCGCCGCGCGCGAGCAGCGCCTCCGGGACGCCGTAGACGTCGTCGTGCGCCGGGTCGGTCACGTCCACCACCGCCAGCTCGAGGCCGCGCTGCCGCTCGACGAAGTTGAGGGTCTGCCCCTGCTCGATGGCGAGCCGCGACTCGACCTGGAAGGCGCTGGTCGCGAACTCGCCGGCGAAGAGCAGGATGAGCCCGGCGTGGACGATCCAGAGCCCCGCCTTCCTCCACGACAGCTCGAGCCGCCGGCCCTGGGCGACGATGAGGTTCGCCGCCAGGACGAGCCCCACCAGCGCGCCGCCGGGGAAGACCGCCACCGACCAGCCGGTGCCCGGCACCTCGGCCCAGACGAGGAAGCTGCGGATGTACTGGTTCACCGCGCCGTAGGTGCCGAGGCTCACCTGCGCCAGCGTGCAGGCCACCACCAGCACCATGAGCGCCGCCAGGCACACGATGGTGAGCTTCAGCGAGGTGAGGACGTCGAGCAGCGTCCTCGCCACCGACTTCAGGCTAGCTTGCGTCGTCAAGGCGGAGGCTCTCCAGCAGGCGGAGGAACTGGGCGCGGGCGGCCGACACCGGCTGCTCGTCGCCCGTCATCTTGAGGAACCAGGTGCTGCCGCCGGCCTCGGCCAGGCCGGCCACGACGCGGCTCTTCTGCTGGCCGTCGCTGGTGAAGTCGTAGACGGCGAGCGGCCCGGCCTTGGTCGAGACCGTCCGGCGCGCCTTCGCCATCGCGGCCTCGTCGAGCGGCGGCAGGCCGATCTGGTTGCGCCAGCGGTTCACGTTGGCGAGCTCGCCGCCGGCCGGGCCGGGCAGCACCACCACCGAGACGTCGAGCTTGCCCGTGACCGGGGTCTTGAGGGTGGCGTAGCGCATCCCGCCGGTGAGCGACTGCGTCCAGCCGGACGGCAGGGTCCAGGTGAGCCGCGCCGCGCCCGACGGCGGCGGCGGGGGCGGCACGTCGCCCGCCATGCCGGGCGGCGCGGAGGTGACCGCGGCCGAGGTGAGGCCGGCCGGCGCCTCCTCCTTCTCCTTGGGTACGCGGTAGTGGGTGACCTCGTCCCTGCGGCACCCTCCGGCGAGGAGGAGCGCGAGCGCGGCGGCGGAGCTGGCGGCTTTGACGTTCATCAAACCTCAACAACGTGGGAAGGCCTTGGTTTCTTCACGCGTCGCCGCGGGCCGCCCCGGCGCTGAGGCGGCGGCGGCCGAGCGTGGGCTTTCTAGTCCGGACAGGTCGATGATGCTGGTACGCCTTTGTACCTGGTTTGGGCCGCCGAAGGCCAGCGGTGGGCGCGCCTGTCGGATGCCCCGGGTCGGGTGCGCGTGTCGGCGCCGGGCAGTGAACGTGCGAAGATGCTGGACTCGCCCGTGAACCAGGCCAACGCTCGCCCGCTCCCCGCACCGCCCGCCGGTGCCTCGGACTCCCATCCGGGGCCTCCGCGCGGCCGCGCGCTCGGCATCGTCTACGTGGTCGCCTCGGGGCTCTGCTTCGGCAGCATGCCGCTCTTCGCGCGCCTCGCGGCGCGGGACGGCGTGGACACGCCCACGCTCCTCCTCCTGCGCTTCTCCGCCGCGGCGGCGGTCATGTGGGCGCTCGCCGCCTGGAAGCGCGCCGCGATCCCGCGCGGCCGCGCCCTCGCCACCCTCGTGGCCATGGGCGCGGTGGGCTACGCCGGGCAGGCGTTCTGCTACTTCACCGCGCTCGAGCTCGCCTCCGCCGGGCTGGTGGCGCTGCTCCTCTACCTCTACCCGGCGCTGGTGGCGCTGCTCGCCCGCGCCGTCTTCCACCACCCGCTCACGAAGGCGCAGCTCGGCGCGGTGGCGCTGGCGCTCGCGGGCAGCGTCCTCACCGTGGGGCGGCCGGGGCCGGGCACCTCCCTCGGGGTCGCCTTCGGCCTCGCCGCGGCCTTCATCTACTCCGGGTACATCCTGGCCGGGAGCCGCCTGCCGCGCTCGGTGACGCCCACCGCCTCGACCGCGGTGGTGACCACCGCCGCCGCGATGGTCTACGGCGCGGCGGTGGCGACGCGCGGCGCGCACCTTCCGGCCACGTCCGCGGGCTGGGTGGGGGTGGCCGGCATCGCGCTCGTGGGGACGGTGCTCGCCATCGGCTTCTTCCTGGCCGGGCTGGAGCGGGTGGGGCCGGTGCGCGCGTCGGTGTACTCGGCGGTCGAGCCGGTCTTCACGCTGCTGCTCGCCGCCGCCTTCCTGGGCGAGGCGGCCACCGCGCTCCGGCTCGCGGGGGGTGCGCTCATCGTCGGCGCGGTGGTGCTCCTGGCGCGCGCCGACGGGCGGTAGCCCCCCCGTCGCGCGTCGACGGCGGCGGCCGGCTCGGCTATCATGCCGCGCGCATGCGCCTGCTCCGCCGCCTCGATATCGCCGCCCAGCTCCCTCCCCCGGGGCCCGCTCGCGCGGCCGTGATCGGCTCGCTCGTCCTCGGCGCCATCGCGGCCACGGCGCTCACGACGCTCATCGCGATCTTCCTCGTCACCGCCTTCGGCTCCCGATAGCGCTCCGGCGCGCGAGCTCCCCGCGCCGTCACCGCTGCGCCACATGACCCGCTCCGCCGCGCGCGCGGCGTGAGTTGACCCACCCCCGCGACCCGGAGCGCCCGCCCGCACGGCGTCGCCGGCGCGTAACTGCCCGTACCTGGCCGCCGCCGACCCATGCGCGGCTCCGCGCACGCCTGGCATCGTAATCGCACCTCCTGCGCCAGCCAGGTTTCGGGATGCGGCGGGTTGGGGGTCGCCCCGGTGAAGAGGCTGTCGACAGGCGCGGAGGCGATCGGTCGGGGCGCGGCCGAGGGGGGCGTGTCGCTCGTCTCGGGCCGGCCGTGCTCCCCGCCGCTCGCGGCGGTGCTGGCGGCCGCGGCCTGCGAGGGCGTCCGCACCGAGCGCGCCCCCTCCGAGCGCGCCGCCGCGGTGGCGGCGCTGGGCGCCAGCCTCGCCGGCGCCCGGGCGCTGGCGGTCCTCTCCGGGCTGGAGGGCGCGGCCGATGCCCTCCACGCCGCCGCGCTGGCGGGGGCGGCCGGCGGCCTGGTGGTGCTGGCGATGGACGACCCCGGGCTGGCGCTCGGCCCGGTGCGCAGCGACAGCCGCGCGCTGGCGCGCGCGCTGGAGCTGCCCTGCCTCGAGCCGTCCGACGCGCGCGAGTGCCTCGCGCAGCTCGCCGCCGCCCTCGAGCTCTCGGAGCGCTGGGCGACCCCGGTGGTGCTGCGCGTCACCGCGCGCCTCCTGCTCGAGGCGCGGCCGATCGAGCTCGGCGCGCCCGCGCCGCGCCCCGCGGCCGGGCTGCGGCGCGACCGCGCCCGCCGCGTGCTCGTCGCCGAGCACGGCGGCACGCTCGCCGCACGGCTGGAGGAGCGGCTCGGGCAGCTCGCCGCCGAGGGGGTGGACAGCGCGCTCAACCGGGTCGAGCTCCGCTCGCGGGCGCTGGGGGTCGTGACGAGCGGCCCGACCTACCAGTACGTGCGCGAGGCGCTGCCCGAGGCCTCCACCCTGAAGCTGGGCCTCTCCTTTCCCCTGCCGAGCGAGCTCGTGCGCGACTTCGCGCGCGCGGTGGACCGGGTTGCGGTGGTGGAGGAGATGGAGCCCGTCCTCGAGTCCGAGGTGCGCGCCGCCGGCATCCCCTGCCGCGGGAAGGACGGCCTGCCGCGTCTGGGCGAGCTCTCGCCCGAGCTCGTCGGCTGGGCGCTCTCCGGCGTCGCGCGGCCGGCGCGCCCCGAGCCGCCGGCCCCGCCGCGCCCCCGCGAGGCGTGCCCGGGCTGCCCGCGGCGCGCGCTCTTCCAGGCGCTGAAGCGCGCCCGCGCCGGCGTCGTGGCCGACCTCGCCTGCTCCGCCCCCGGCGTCTTCCCGCCGCTGGCGGTGGTGGACGCGGCGCTCGCGCCCGGCGCCGCGCCCGCGCTGGCCCACGGCGCGGCGGCGGTCCTCGGCCCGCGCGTGCGGGGGCGGCTCGTGGCGCTCACCTCCGAGGAGAGCTTCCTCCACTCCGGCGCCCTCGCCCTGGCGCAGGCGGCCGAGGACGGCCACGGGGCGGTGGTGGTGCTGGAGGACGGCGCGGCGCCGCCGGGCGAGCGCCGCGCGGACCTGGCGCAGCTCGCGCGCGCCCTGGGCGCCGCGCGGGTGCGCGAGGTGCAGGTGGGCGAGCTCGCCGCCTGCGAGGCGGCGCTGCGGGAGGAGCTGGCGGCCTCCGGGCTCTCGGTGCTGGTGGCGCGCGGGCGCTGCCCCGCCGGCGCGCGGAGCGGCGCGCCGTTCCGCGTCGCGCCCGAGCGGTGCAACCGGTGCGGCGCCTGCCTCCGCCTCGGGTGCCCGGCCCTGGCGGAGGGGACGGCGGCCATGGCCATCGACGGGCCGCGCTGCGCCGGCTGCGGGCTCTGCGCCCAGGTCTGCCGGGCGGGCGCCATCGCGCGCGGGGAGGCGCGGGCGTGACCGCCATGGCCGTCATCCTGTGCGGGGTGACCGGCCAGCCGGTGGTGGAGACGTCGCGGCTCCTGGCCGAGGCGGCGCTCGTGGCCGGGCTCGACGTGAGCCTCTCCGAGGCCCCGGCCCCCGCCTGCGGGCAGGGCGGGGTGCTGGTACACGTCCGCATGGGCGACGAGGTCCGCTCGGCGGTGGCGCCGGAGGGCAGCGCCGAGGTCCTCGTCGGCTTCGAGCCGCTCGAGGCGCTGCGGGCGGCGGCGCTCCTGGCGCCGGGCGCCTTCGTGGCGCTGAACGAGCACCCCGCGCCCACCTGGCGCATGCGGGCCGGCCTCGAGCCCCCGCCGCGCGACGCCGCGGCGCGGCTCGAGGCGCGGCCGGCGCGGGTGGTGGGGGTGCGGGCCGAGGCGCTGGTGCGGCGGGTGGACGGGGCGCCGCTCTACGGGCTCGCGCTCCTCGGGCTCGCGTCCCCGCTCCTGCCGGTGCCGCGCGCCGCCTTCGAGGCCGCGCTCGCCCGGGGCGGGCCGCCGGACCTCGAGGCGCGGCGCCACGCGTTCGCGCGCGGCGTCCGGCTCTTCGAGGCGCTGCCGCGCCGGCTCGCGGCGCGCGACGGGGCGGTGCGGTAGAACGAGGAGCCGCCCCGGCCCCGGAGGACACCTGGTTCCCATCCGCTCCATGCGCGAGCTCGTCGAGCGGGCCATCCAGGCCGGCCCGGGCCGCGTGGTCGTGCCCGGCGCCGAGGCGGAGAGCGCGCTCGACGCCGCGGTCGAGGCGCGCCGGCGCGGGCTGGCCGAGCCGCTCCTCCTCGGCGCCGCCGCCGCCATCCGCGCGGGGCTCGCCGCCGCGGGCGAGGCCCCGGACGCCTGGGCCATCGAGGACGTGCGGGATCCGGCCCAGGCGGCGCGCCGCGCCGTCGAGCGGGTCCGCGCCGGCGAGGCGGAGATCATCCTCAAGGGCGGGCTCTCGACCGGCGAGCTCATGCGCGCGGTGCTGGACCGGGAGCGGGGGCTCCGCGCCGGGCGCCTCGTCTCCGACGTGCTCGTCACCCAGGCCGGGGTGGGCGAGCCGAGGCTGCTCGGGGTGACGGACGGCGGCGTGAACGTGGCGCCGACCCTGGCCGAGAAGCGCGCCATCCTGGAGAACGCGGTGGAGGTGTTCCACCGGCTCGGGGTGGCGCGCCCCCGGGTGGCGGCGCTGTGCGCGCTCGAGACGGTCTCGCCCGCCATGCCCCACACCGCCGAGGCGGCGGAGCTGGCTGCGCTCTCCGCCCGCGGCGAGCTCCCGGGGTGCGAGGTCTTCGGGCCGGTGGCGCTCGACGGCGCGCTCTCGGTGGAGGCGGCGCGGCACAAGGGGCTCACGCACCCCGCCGCCGGGCAGGCGGACCTGCTGCTCGTGCCGGCCATCGAGGTCGGGAACGCGCTCGGGAAGGCGTTCACCTGGCTCGCCGCCCGCCCGGTGGCGCACGTGGTCTGGGGGGCGCTGGCGCCGGTGCTCATCCCGTCGAGGGCGGAGGGCGCGATGGACAAGCTGTGCTCGATGGCGCTCGGGGTGCTGGTGGCGCGGGGGGGCCGGTGAGCGCGCCCGCCGCGGAGCCGCTCGTCCTCGCCGTGAACCCGGGCGCCGGCTCGACCAAGCTCGCCCTCTTCCGCGGCGAGCACGAGCTGGTGGAGACGACGCTGCGCCACGCCGAGGAGGAGCTGCGGCGCTTCGCCCGCGTGGGCGACGAGCTCCCCTGGCGGCTCGCGGCGGCGCGCGGGTGGCTCGCCGGCCAGGCGCTCCGGCCCGGCGCGCTCGCGGCGGTGGTGGGGCGGGGCGGCCTCTTCAAGCCGGTCGCGAGCGGCACCTACCTCGTGGACGAGGCCATGCTGGCCGAGGCGGCGCGCGCCGCCCGCGGCGAGCACGCCGCCAACCTGGGCGCGCCGCTCTCGCACGCGCTCGCGGCCGAGCACGGCTGCCCCGCCTTCGTGGTGGACCCGGTCTCGGTGGACGAGCTCGCGCCGGTGGCGCGCTACTCCGGGCTGGCCGGCATCGAGCGGACGAGCCTCTGCCACGCGCTCAACATGCGGGCGGTGGCGCGCCGGCACGCCGCGGCCGGCGGGCGGCGCCTCGAGGAGCTGCGGCTGGTGGTGGCGCACCTCGGCACCGGCGCCTCGCTCTGCGCGCTCGAGGGCGGGCGGATGGTGGACGTCGTGAACCCGATGGACGAGGGCCCGTTCTCGGGCGACCGCGCGGGCGGGCTCCCCGCCACCGCGCTCCTCGCGCTGGCCTCCGCGCCGGGCGCCGACCTGGCCGCGCTGCGGCGGCGGCTGTTCGGCGACGGCGGGCTCTTCTCCTACCTCGGCACGCGCGACGTGCGCGAGGCGGCGGCGCGCGCCGCGGCGGGCGACGCGCGGGCCGGGGAGGTGCTGGCGGCGATGGCCTACCAGCTCGCGAAGGCGATCGGCGAGATGGCGGTGGCGCTGGCGGGCCGGGTGGACGCGGTGCTGCTCACCGGCGGCGCGGCGCGCTGCGAGCCGCTCGTCGAGGCGGTGAGGGCGCGGGCGGCCTTCGTCGCGCCGGTGATCACCTACCCGGGCGAGGACGAGCTGCGCGCGCTGGCGGAGGCGGCGCGCCGCGCGCTCACCGGGGAGGAGCCGGCGCGGCGTTACGGCTGACCGCGCGCCCCCGCTGCCACTTCACCAGCACCACCACCGCCGCCGCGACGATCGCCCCCACCAGCACGAGCAGCTCCGCCTCGTGCACGCGCTTCTTCACCTCCTCGAGGTGCGCGGCGAAGAAGTAGCCGAGCGACACCACCAGCGGCACCGAGAGCAGGGCCGAGCAGGCGTCGGCGAGCACGAAGGTGCGCGGGCGGACGCCGTGCAGCGCGGCCAGCGCGTAGGCGGCGAGCCGCAGGCCCGAGAGGTGGCGGGCGACGACGATGGTGAGGAAGGCGTGCCGGTCGAAGTGCCGGTCGAGCACCGCGCGCCGCGCCGGGGTGAGCACCCGCGCCACCGCCCGCCGCTCGAGCAGCCGCGGCCCCTGCTGGCGGGCGAGGTGGAAGAAGAACGCGTCCCCGGCGACGATCCCGACGTACGCGGCCGCCATGGCGAACGGGAGCCAGAGCGGGCCCCGGCGCGCCAGGTAGC carries:
- a CDS encoding cytochrome c biogenesis protein ResB, with amino-acid sequence MTTQASLKSVARTLLDVLTSLKLTIVCLAALMVLVVACTLAQVSLGTYGAVNQYIRSFLVWAEVPGTGWSVAVFPGGALVGLVLAANLIVAQGRRLELSWRKAGLWIVHAGLILLFAGEFATSAFQVESRLAIEQGQTLNFVERQRGLELAVVDVTDPAHDDVYGVPEALLARGGDVAVPGTPLTLRVKGWYQNAELVNRGPADPPTPATAGVGVGVAVREMPPVTSDDDMNRSAAYVEPVAGGRSYGTWLVSNVLGAPQAFIHEGRTYRLQLRQQRQYLPYAITLKKFSHDVYPGTDIPKNFSSLVHLSNPRRGEERDVLIYMNQPLRYDGKAFYQASFGKGDTLSILQVVDNPGWLIPYIACVLVAAGLVVHFGIALRRSMRRRGAAAQGA
- a CDS encoding DMT family transporter; amino-acid sequence: MLDSPVNQANARPLPAPPAGASDSHPGPPRGRALGIVYVVASGLCFGSMPLFARLAARDGVDTPTLLLLRFSAAAAVMWALAAWKRAAIPRGRALATLVAMGAVGYAGQAFCYFTALELASAGLVALLLYLYPALVALLARAVFHHPLTKAQLGAVALALAGSVLTVGRPGPGTSLGVAFGLAAAFIYSGYILAGSRLPRSVTPTASTAVVTTAAAMVYGAAVATRGAHLPATSAGWVGVAGIALVGTVLAIGFFLAGLERVGPVRASVYSAVEPVFTLLLAAAFLGEAATALRLAGGALIVGAVVLLARADGR
- a CDS encoding 2-oxoacid:acceptor oxidoreductase family protein — translated: MAVILCGVTGQPVVETSRLLAEAALVAGLDVSLSEAPAPACGQGGVLVHVRMGDEVRSAVAPEGSAEVLVGFEPLEALRAAALLAPGAFVALNEHPAPTWRMRAGLEPPPRDAAARLEARPARVVGVRAEALVRRVDGAPLYGLALLGLASPLLPVPRAAFEAALARGGPPDLEARRHAFARGVRLFEALPRRLAARDGAVR
- a CDS encoding phosphate acyltransferase; protein product: MRELVERAIQAGPGRVVVPGAEAESALDAAVEARRRGLAEPLLLGAAAAIRAGLAAAGEAPDAWAIEDVRDPAQAARRAVERVRAGEAEIILKGGLSTGELMRAVLDRERGLRAGRLVSDVLVTQAGVGEPRLLGVTDGGVNVAPTLAEKRAILENAVEVFHRLGVARPRVAALCALETVSPAMPHTAEAAELAALSARGELPGCEVFGPVALDGALSVEAARHKGLTHPAAGQADLLLVPAIEVGNALGKAFTWLAARPVAHVVWGALAPVLIPSRAEGAMDKLCSMALGVLVARGGR
- the buk gene encoding butyrate kinase; this translates as MSAPAAEPLVLAVNPGAGSTKLALFRGEHELVETTLRHAEEELRRFARVGDELPWRLAAARGWLAGQALRPGALAAVVGRGGLFKPVASGTYLVDEAMLAEAARAARGEHAANLGAPLSHALAAEHGCPAFVVDPVSVDELAPVARYSGLAGIERTSLCHALNMRAVARRHAAAGGRRLEELRLVVAHLGTGASLCALEGGRMVDVVNPMDEGPFSGDRAGGLPATALLALASAPGADLAALRRRLFGDGGLFSYLGTRDVREAAARAAAGDARAGEVLAAMAYQLAKAIGEMAVALAGRVDAVLLTGGAARCEPLVEAVRARAAFVAPVITYPGEDELRALAEAARRALTGEEPARRYG
- a CDS encoding DedA family protein — its product is MLLRLLTHFGYLAIAGLLTLGGLGFPVPEELVQLTAGYLARRGPLWLPFAMAAAYVGIVAGDAFFFHLARQQGPRLLERRAVARVLTPARRAVLDRHFDRHAFLTIVVARHLSGLRLAAYALAALHGVRPRTFVLADACSALLSVPLVVSLGYFFAAHLEEVKKRVHEAELLVLVGAIVAAAVVVLVKWQRGRAVSRNAAPAPPR